The Sphaerospermopsis torques-reginae ITEP-024 genome has a window encoding:
- a CDS encoding sulfonate ABC transporter substrate-binding protein, which produces MKFNLPRRTFLQKFLQYSVSALALVSLSVAISSKIVEAQNTTKKTGIKTKVVRLAYQTSGDIVKIKGVVDKRLEPLGVKVEWSPFPAGPQLMEAMNANRVDIGSVGETPPIFAQAAGAQLVYIAGRKPSKGEGSAIVVQKDSPIKTVKDLKGKKVVFQRGSASHYLLLRALAEVGLKFSDIQAVSLTPAEARDAFIQKKIDAWVAWDPFIAFVQKNANARVLRNASGIATQGGFYMARRSFAVENPEVVRIVLEEVDKLGEWAESNPNEVVKILAPELKLDPSLLSVVVRRRTFRLRPINSSLIAEQQRIADLFYKEKVIPKQIAIRESVLSSQQYAAITPQRISKK; this is translated from the coding sequence ATGAAGTTTAACTTACCACGACGCACATTTTTACAAAAATTCCTTCAATACTCAGTATCAGCATTAGCTTTAGTTTCTCTTTCTGTAGCAATTTCCAGTAAAATAGTCGAAGCCCAAAATACAACTAAGAAAACAGGTATTAAAACCAAAGTAGTCCGACTTGCTTATCAAACTTCTGGCGATATTGTGAAGATAAAAGGAGTAGTAGATAAGCGTCTTGAGCCTTTAGGTGTCAAGGTAGAATGGTCTCCATTTCCTGCTGGACCCCAACTTATGGAAGCGATGAATGCCAACAGAGTTGATATTGGTTCTGTCGGAGAAACACCACCAATTTTTGCTCAAGCTGCTGGCGCTCAACTTGTCTATATTGCTGGACGTAAACCTAGTAAGGGTGAAGGTAGTGCAATTGTTGTTCAAAAAGATTCTCCTATTAAGACGGTTAAGGATCTTAAAGGTAAAAAAGTTGTTTTTCAAAGAGGATCTGCTTCACATTATTTACTACTCAGAGCATTAGCTGAAGTCGGTTTAAAATTTAGTGATATTCAAGCAGTGAGTTTAACTCCAGCAGAAGCTCGTGATGCTTTTATTCAAAAGAAGATTGATGCTTGGGTAGCTTGGGACCCTTTTATTGCCTTTGTCCAGAAAAATGCTAATGCTCGTGTTTTAAGAAATGCGTCAGGTATTGCTACCCAAGGTGGTTTTTATATGGCTAGACGTAGTTTTGCCGTTGAAAATCCAGAAGTTGTGCGTATAGTTTTAGAAGAAGTGGATAAGTTAGGGGAATGGGCAGAATCTAATCCTAATGAAGTTGTGAAAATTCTTGCTCCTGAATTAAAACTTGATCCGTCACTTTTATCTGTGGTAGTTCGTAGACGCACATTCCGTTTACGTCCAATTAACTCATCTCTGATTGCTGAACAACAACGCATTGCAGATTTATTTTATAAGGAAAAAGTTATTCCTAAACAGATTGCAATTAGGGAATCTGTTCTCAGTTCTCAACAATATGCAGCTATTACACCGCAAAGAATTAGTAAAAAATAA
- the ssuC gene encoding aliphatic sulfonate ABC transporter permease SsuC has protein sequence MKLSSTDFSSKYSTKKNKFHLKFIKNRYFQSFIPWVVPITIIISWQLLSSIGMIPTRILPAPLAVVAATIKLAQTGELFRNIGISSLRAISGFLLGGSIGFSLGLLNGISPIAEKLLDTSLQMLRNIPNLALIPLVILWFGIGDEARLFLVSLGVMFPIYLNTFHGIRSVDRGLIEMGKIYGLNTWGLFWRIILPGAMSSILVGVRFSLGIMWLTLIVAETIAADSGIGYMATNAREFMQTDVVVLSIVIYAMFGKLADVVARALENYWLQWNPSYLKG, from the coding sequence ATGAAACTTTCTTCTACTGATTTTTCATCAAAGTATTCAACAAAAAAAAATAAGTTCCATCTGAAATTTATCAAAAATCGCTATTTTCAATCATTTATACCGTGGGTTGTTCCGATAACAATAATTATATCGTGGCAATTATTATCTTCAATTGGTATGATTCCTACAAGAATATTACCAGCACCTTTAGCAGTTGTTGCTGCTACGATTAAATTGGCTCAAACAGGTGAACTTTTCAGAAATATTGGTATTAGTTCTCTACGGGCAATATCTGGGTTTTTACTCGGAGGAAGTATTGGATTTAGTTTAGGTTTACTTAATGGTATTTCTCCCATTGCCGAAAAATTGTTAGATACATCTCTGCAAATGTTGCGGAATATTCCTAACTTAGCATTAATTCCTTTGGTAATTTTATGGTTTGGTATTGGTGATGAGGCGCGATTATTTCTGGTATCTTTGGGTGTAATGTTTCCCATTTATTTAAACACTTTTCATGGGATTCGTAGTGTTGATAGGGGATTAATTGAAATGGGTAAAATTTACGGTTTAAATACTTGGGGTTTGTTCTGGCGAATTATTCTCCCAGGTGCAATGTCTTCAATTTTAGTTGGTGTGCGGTTTTCTTTAGGGATTATGTGGTTAACACTGATTGTCGCAGAAACAATTGCGGCTGATTCTGGCATTGGCTATATGGCAACAAATGCTAGAGAATTTATGCAAACTGACGTTGTGGTTTTAAGCATTGTAATATATGCTATGTTTGGTAAGCTGGCTGATGTTGTAGCTAGAGCTTTGGAAAACTACTGGTTGCAGTGGAATCCCAGTTATTTAAAGGGTTAA
- the ssuD gene encoding FMNH2-dependent alkanesulfonate monooxygenase, protein MQVLWFIPTHGDGRYLGTAIGGRSVNFDYWRQIAQAVDQLGFTGALLPTGRSCEDAWILASTLVTHTKKMRFLVAIRPGLMSPGVAARMAATFDRISGGRLLINVVTGGDPVELAGDGLHLNHDDRYQLTDEFLTVWREIAAGEISNFEGDYLNIKEGKILFPNVQKPYPPLWFGGSSPIAQEIAAKHVDVYLTWGEPPEQVAEKITSVKRLAEAQGRTLRFGIRLHVIVRETESQAWDAANDLIRYVDEDAIKKSQQAYSRMDSVGQQRMKELHNGSREALEISQNLWAGIGLVRGGAGTALVGDPDTVARRMEEYANLGIDTFIFSGYPHLEEAYRVAELLFPRLPLDNLPIVEPQLLSPFGEIVANREFPKQLKEQLRTTTVATVD, encoded by the coding sequence ATGCAAGTTCTTTGGTTTATTCCCACACATGGCGATGGACGCTATCTAGGAACTGCTATAGGTGGTCGTTCAGTCAACTTTGATTATTGGCGACAAATTGCCCAAGCGGTTGATCAATTAGGGTTTACAGGGGCTTTATTACCTACAGGTCGTTCCTGTGAAGATGCCTGGATTTTAGCTTCAACCTTGGTAACTCACACCAAGAAAATGCGGTTTTTAGTAGCAATCCGTCCGGGCTTAATGTCGCCAGGAGTAGCGGCAAGAATGGCAGCAACTTTTGATAGAATTTCTGGCGGACGACTATTAATTAACGTAGTTACTGGTGGTGATCCTGTTGAATTAGCGGGTGATGGTTTGCACCTAAATCATGATGATCGCTATCAACTAACTGATGAATTTTTAACAGTTTGGCGAGAAATAGCCGCAGGTGAAATTTCTAACTTTGAAGGTGATTATCTCAATATCAAAGAAGGAAAAATCCTATTTCCTAATGTTCAGAAGCCTTATCCACCTTTGTGGTTTGGTGGTTCTTCTCCTATTGCCCAAGAAATTGCTGCCAAGCACGTTGATGTATACCTAACTTGGGGTGAACCACCTGAACAAGTAGCAGAAAAAATCACCTCTGTAAAACGTTTAGCAGAAGCACAAGGTAGAACCTTACGGTTTGGGATTCGTCTTCATGTCATCGTTAGAGAAACTGAAAGTCAAGCTTGGGATGCAGCTAATGATTTAATTCGTTATGTGGATGAAGATGCTATTAAGAAATCCCAACAAGCATACTCCCGAATGGATTCTGTTGGACAACAGCGGATGAAGGAATTACATAATGGTAGTCGGGAAGCATTAGAAATTAGCCAGAATTTATGGGCAGGAATTGGTTTAGTGCGTGGTGGTGCTGGGACTGCATTAGTAGGTGATCCTGATACTGTTGCTAGAAGAATGGAGGAGTATGCAAACTTAGGAATTGATACTTTTATCTTCTCTGGTTATCCCCATTTAGAGGAAGCTTATCGAGTAGCTGAATTGCTTTTTCCTCGTTTACCTTTGGATAATTTACCAATAGTAGAACCGCAGTTATTGAGTCCTTTTGGCGAGATTGTTGCTAACCGGGAATTTCCCAAACAGCTTAAAGAACAACTTAGAACAACAACAGTAGCAACTGTAGATTAG
- the ssuE gene encoding NADPH-dependent FMN reductase: MAYILAISGSPSHPSRTYGLLEYATQILSHQGLETEIISVRDLPAEDLVYGRYNSTALEKPKALLEQASGVIIATPIYKAAYTGLLKSFLDLLPQKALTDKIILPLATGGTIAHLLSIEYALKPVLGELGARHILSTVYAVDKQIQIQADGSLQLDQELEQRLQDVVKNFVQAVNNAQPDVKKLAYAN; encoded by the coding sequence ATGGCTTATATTTTAGCAATTTCTGGTAGTCCTTCTCATCCTTCTAGAACCTATGGACTTTTAGAGTATGCAACTCAAATTCTTTCTCATCAAGGGTTAGAAACAGAGATTATTTCTGTGCGGGATTTACCTGCGGAAGATTTAGTTTATGGGCGTTACAATAGTACAGCTTTAGAAAAGCCAAAAGCACTTCTAGAACAGGCAAGTGGCGTAATTATTGCCACCCCAATTTACAAAGCTGCATATACTGGCTTACTGAAATCTTTTTTAGATTTGCTACCACAGAAAGCTTTGACAGATAAGATTATCTTACCCTTAGCTACGGGTGGAACAATTGCTCATTTGTTATCAATTGAATATGCCCTAAAACCAGTTTTAGGTGAATTAGGTGCAAGGCATATTTTAAGTACAGTTTACGCAGTGGATAAGCAAATTCAAATTCAAGCTGATGGTAGCTTGCAGTTAGATCAAGAACTTGAACAACGCCTACAAGATGTTGTAAAAAACTTTGTGCAAGCTGTAAATAATGCCCAACCAGATGTCAAAAAGTTAGCTTATGCCAATTAG
- a CDS encoding arylsulfatase produces the protein MFHSTLRAIASGAALRAIALSLSIIFLITTNPALAATSKVLPVNPPSFEGKIGITYQESTPDFPAPIKAPGKAPNVLLVLLDDVGFGQASTFGGPVDTPNLTLLAEKGLRYNQFHTTALCSPTRAALLTGRNHHSVGTGVVAELASGFPGYTTILPKSAATVAEVLRQNGYNTAAFGKWHNTPDYETSAVGPFDRWPTGLGFEYFYGFLGGDTNQWSPALVENTKRVAPPTNNPDYHLTPDLVDHAISWIHSQQSIAPDKPFFTYLATGATHAPHHAPKAWIDKYQGKFDQGWDKLREETFARQKQLGVIPANAQLTPRPKELPAWDSLSPDDQKIYAHEMEVFAGFLAHTDHEVGRLIDAIDQIGELDNTLIFYIVGDNGASAEGGLAGSVNELKVFNKVPESREQLLASLNDLGSPKTFNHYHAAWAWAGTTPFQWTKQIASHFGGTRNPLIIAWGDKIKDQGGLRSQFHHVIDITPTIFEAAGITAPTQVNGVKQQKIEGTSLVYTFDDPEADSKHETQYFEMFGNRAIYDDGWIAAARHPRLPWQGTINADFEKDPWELYNIEEDFSEANNLASENPEKLEKLQKLFLSEARKHKVLPLDDRVSERFDVQSRPSPATGRTTFTYYSGGVSIPEGSAPSLKNRSFSITADVEIPESGAEGVLLTQGGRFAGWGFFLEDSKPTYVYNFANSERYIIQSPEKLAPGKSTIKR, from the coding sequence ATGTTCCATTCAACTTTACGTGCGATCGCCTCCGGCGCTGCGCTCCGCGCAATCGCCCTATCTCTTTCCATCATCTTTCTAATTACAACAAACCCCGCCCTAGCCGCAACATCAAAAGTTTTACCAGTAAATCCACCATCTTTTGAAGGTAAAATTGGTATAACTTATCAAGAATCAACACCGGATTTTCCTGCACCTATTAAAGCCCCGGGAAAAGCCCCCAATGTACTATTAGTATTGTTGGATGATGTAGGTTTTGGGCAAGCGAGTACCTTTGGTGGACCCGTAGATACCCCGAATTTAACTCTTTTAGCTGAAAAAGGATTACGTTATAACCAATTCCACACTACAGCCCTCTGTTCACCTACACGGGCAGCTTTATTAACTGGACGCAATCATCATTCAGTCGGTACAGGTGTAGTTGCAGAGTTAGCATCAGGCTTTCCTGGTTACACAACTATTTTACCTAAGAGTGCGGCTACTGTAGCGGAAGTATTACGGCAAAACGGATATAACACCGCAGCTTTTGGTAAATGGCATAATACACCAGATTATGAAACCAGTGCAGTTGGTCCCTTTGATCGCTGGCCAACAGGGTTAGGATTTGAGTATTTTTACGGTTTTTTAGGTGGTGATACTAACCAATGGAGTCCGGCTTTAGTAGAAAATACTAAGCGAGTTGCACCACCAACCAATAACCCTGATTATCATTTGACACCAGATTTAGTAGATCATGCCATTAGCTGGATTCATTCTCAACAGTCTATAGCTCCTGACAAGCCCTTTTTTACCTATTTGGCTACCGGTGCTACCCATGCACCCCATCACGCCCCCAAAGCCTGGATAGACAAGTATCAAGGCAAGTTTGACCAAGGCTGGGATAAATTACGAGAAGAAACCTTTGCACGTCAGAAACAACTGGGTGTAATTCCTGCTAATGCCCAACTTACCCCCCGTCCCAAAGAATTGCCAGCGTGGGATTCCTTATCTCCAGATGATCAAAAAATCTATGCCCATGAAATGGAAGTATTTGCGGGATTTTTAGCACATACCGACCATGAAGTAGGAAGATTAATTGATGCCATTGACCAAATTGGTGAATTAGACAATACCTTAATTTTCTACATCGTTGGTGATAATGGTGCTAGTGCTGAAGGTGGTTTAGCTGGTAGCGTTAATGAATTAAAAGTTTTCAATAAAGTACCCGAAAGTCGAGAACAACTGTTAGCTTCTTTAAATGACTTAGGTAGTCCCAAAACCTTTAATCATTATCATGCAGCTTGGGCTTGGGCTGGTACAACTCCCTTTCAATGGACTAAACAAATAGCCTCTCATTTTGGTGGTACTCGTAACCCCTTAATTATTGCATGGGGGGATAAAATCAAAGATCAAGGTGGACTTCGTAGCCAATTCCATCATGTTATTGATATTACACCAACTATTTTTGAAGCTGCGGGAATTACTGCACCCACCCAAGTTAACGGGGTAAAACAACAGAAAATTGAAGGAACAAGTCTCGTTTACACATTTGATGATCCTGAAGCTGATTCTAAACACGAAACCCAGTATTTTGAGATGTTTGGAAACCGGGCTATTTACGATGATGGATGGATAGCTGCGGCGCGTCATCCCCGATTACCTTGGCAGGGTACAATCAATGCAGACTTCGAGAAAGATCCTTGGGAACTATACAACATTGAGGAAGATTTCAGCGAAGCCAATAACCTAGCATCTGAAAATCCAGAGAAACTGGAAAAACTGCAAAAGTTGTTTTTATCAGAAGCGCGTAAACACAAAGTTTTACCATTAGATGATCGCGTTTCTGAAAGATTTGATGTTCAAAGTCGTCCTTCTCCGGCCACAGGACGCACCACCTTTACTTACTATTCTGGTGGAGTTAGCATTCCCGAAGGTAGCGCCCCAAGTTTAAAAAATAGATCCTTTAGTATTACTGCTGATGTAGAAATTCCAGAAAGTGGTGCGGAGGGTGTTTTATTAACTCAAGGTGGACGTTTTGCTGGTTGGGGATTTTTCCTAGAAGATAGTAAACCAACCTACGTTTATAACTTTGCTAATTCCGAACGCTACATTATTCAATCTCCTGAAAAATTAGCCCCTGGTAAATCAACAATTAAACGGTAA
- a CDS encoding formylglycine-generating enzyme family protein translates to MRFLILLLIQVVALISLFTNSPAFAVNPCPPGMVMISGGTFKMGADDSGFEKEQTAENVTVTSFCIDKYEVTNAQFTEFVKATNYVTVAERPLSKQQFPDLSDEERLPGSLVFQMPKPGVKRVQLLSWWHWTPGANWQHPFGSDSTIVGKENYPVVHIAYEDALAYAQWVGKSLPTEGQWEYAARGGLEGATYTWGNQYSAKKANTWQGIFPFFNTKADGYVGTAKVGSFPPNGYGLYDMTGNVWEWTSDLFNDRSPTSQRSGGSVNQSFDPKKPTETALHVIKGGSYLCAPNYCSRYRPAARESESPDTGTTHIGFRLVKNLTR, encoded by the coding sequence ATGCGGTTTTTAATATTGCTCCTCATTCAAGTAGTTGCACTGATATCGCTATTTACCAATTCACCAGCATTTGCCGTTAACCCCTGTCCTCCAGGAATGGTAATGATTTCTGGAGGTACATTCAAAATGGGAGCAGATGATTCTGGTTTTGAGAAAGAGCAAACAGCAGAAAATGTCACAGTTACATCGTTCTGCATTGATAAATACGAAGTGACAAACGCCCAATTTACAGAGTTTGTCAAAGCCACAAACTATGTAACGGTTGCCGAACGCCCTTTATCTAAACAGCAGTTTCCCGACTTATCAGATGAAGAAAGATTACCCGGTTCTCTAGTTTTTCAAATGCCAAAACCAGGAGTTAAGCGAGTTCAGCTTCTTAGTTGGTGGCATTGGACACCCGGTGCTAACTGGCAGCATCCCTTCGGCAGTGATAGCACAATTGTCGGTAAAGAAAACTATCCAGTTGTGCATATTGCTTATGAAGATGCACTAGCCTACGCCCAATGGGTAGGAAAATCACTACCAACAGAAGGACAATGGGAATATGCTGCTCGTGGTGGTTTAGAAGGTGCAACTTATACCTGGGGAAATCAGTATTCAGCCAAAAAAGCCAATACTTGGCAGGGGATTTTCCCATTTTTCAATACCAAAGCTGATGGTTATGTAGGAACAGCAAAAGTAGGCTCTTTCCCACCTAATGGTTATGGACTTTACGACATGACCGGTAACGTTTGGGAGTGGACTTCCGATTTATTCAACGATAGATCCCCGACTTCTCAAAGAAGTGGGGGATCTGTTAACCAAAGTTTTGATCCTAAAAAACCCACAGAAACCGCCCTGCACGTCATCAAAGGTGGCTCTTACCTATGTGCGCCAAACTATTGTAGCCGTTATCGTCCAGCCGCAAGGGAATCAGAATCTCCTGATACCGGAACAACCCATATCGGATTTCGCTTAGTCAAGAACTTGACGAGGTGA